A portion of the Ferrimonas lipolytica genome contains these proteins:
- the ilvM gene encoding acetolactate synthase 2 small subunit: MTQHTLYIEMNPSAEVMERVLRVTRHRGFTVANMQMELGNAISSMEVTVNSERPIDQLTRQLDKLIDVNTCRLATMADTQHTKAAAHG; the protein is encoded by the coding sequence ATGACACAGCATACTTTGTACATCGAGATGAACCCCAGCGCAGAAGTAATGGAGCGCGTGTTGCGTGTAACTCGTCACCGTGGTTTTACCGTGGCTAACATGCAGATGGAGTTAGGTAACGCTATCAGCAGCATGGAAGTGACCGTAAATAGTGAGCGACCAATTGACCAATTGACCCGCCAACTTGATAAGCTGATCGACGTAAATACTTGTCGACTGGCCACGATGGCCGATACGCAGCACACCAAAGCTGCGGCACATGGATAA